DNA from Paludisphaera mucosa:
TCGGCCTTGAGACGACCGCCCTGGTCGTGAGCGGATCGAACATGTCGGGCAAGAGCACGCTGCTGCGCGCGATCGGAGTGGCGACGGTCATGAGCCTGGCGGGAGGCCCGGTCCGGGCGTCGCGTCTACGGCTCTCGCCGCTGGCCGTCGGCGCGACCCTGCGCGTGCAGGACTCGCTCCAGGCCGGCCGCTCGCGGTTCTACGCCGAGATCACCCGCGTGCGGCAGATCGTCGACGTCTCGTGCGGGCGGCTGCCGCTCCTCTTCCTGCTCGACGAGCTGTTCAGCGGCACCAACTCCCACGACCGCCGCGTCGGGGCCGAGGCGGTGATCCGCGGCCTGCTCGACCGCCATGCGATCGGCCTCGTCACCACCCACGACCTGGCCCTGGCCGAGATCGTCGCCGGCCTGGGGCCGCGGACGCTCAACGTGCACTTCGAGGACCACTTCGAGGACGGCGTCATGCGGTTCGACTACCGCATCCACCCCGGCGTCGTGCAGCACTCGAACGCCCTGGCGCTCATGCGCGCGGTCGGGCTGGACGTCTGAGCGCCCGCCCGCGGCGGCGAGCCCGCCCGCTTCAGGACAGCTTTTCGAGCCTTCCCGTGCTGTCGCCGAGGCGTTCGCAGGGGACGTCCATCCGGTCGAGCATCGAGAGGTAGAGGTTGTTGAGCGGCTGCGGCGAATAGACGACGTGCCGGCCGGTGTCGAGGCTTCCACCGCCCTTGCCGACCAGCAGGACGGGCAAGTCGTCGTGGTTGTGGCGGTCGCCGTCGGAGATGCCGCTGCCGTAAACGATCATCGAGTTGTCGAGGACCGACCGTTCGCCCTCGCGGCTCTCCTTGAGGCGAACGAGCATCCTCGCGAACTCTTCCATGTGGAAGCGGTTGATCTTGCGGATCTTGGCCAGCTTCTTGGGGTCCTTGCCGTGGTGCGAGAGGTCGTGGTGGCCTTCGGGAACCTCCAGGAACGGGTAGGGGCGGGTGCTCCCCTCGTTGCCGAACATGAAGGTGCAGATCCGCGTCGTGTCGGTCTGGAAGGCCAGGACGATCAGGTCGAACATCAGCCGGACGTGCTCGGCGTACTCCTTGGGGACGCCCGCGGGCCGCGCGGCCCCGACGTCGAGGCCCGACTTGCCGCCGTCGGCCTCGTCGGCCCGCGCGATGCGCTGCTCGATCTCGCGGACGGCCGTCAGATATTCGTCGAGCTTGCGGCGATCGGTCTGGCCGATCCGGCCGCGGAGCGACTGGGCGTCTTCGAGGACGAAGTCGAGGATGCTCCGGTCGTAGAGGCTGCGCTTGCGACGCTCGGCCTCCGTCCCCGTCCCGCCGCGGTTGCCGAAGAGTCGGTCGAACACGAGGCGCGGGTTGATCTCCTTGGCCGTCGGGGTCGTCGGCGAGCGCCAGGAGATGTTGGAGGAATAGGCGCAGCTATATCCCGAATCGCAGTTGCCCGACTGCCCGCCGCGCTCGATGCCCAGCTCCAGCGAGGGGAGCCGCGTGGCGTCGCCGAGCTTGCGGGCGGCGACCTGGTCGACCGACACGCCGACCTGGATGTTGGCGCCGTCGGTCTTCACGGGATGGACGCCGGTCAGGAAGCACGAGAGCGAACGGGCGTGGTCGCCGGGCCCGTCGCCGTGCGCCCGGGCGTTGTCCTGGGCCAGCCCCGTCAGGACGAGCAAGTCCTGCTTGAGCGGGGCCAGCGGTTCGAGGATCCAGGGCATTTGGAAGTCGCGACCTTCCGCCTCGGGCCTCCAGTCCTTCATGTGCACGCCGTTGGGGACGTAGAAGAAGCCCATCCGGCGAGGCCCCGTCGTCGCCGAGCCGCCGGGGGCGCCCGCGGCGACCATGGACTCCATCCAGGGGAGCGCGACGGCCGCGCCGGCGCCTCGCAGCAGGGCGCGTCGAGAGATCCGGGATCGGTTCATGGGTCGGCTCCTTCGTTGCCGAAGCGTTCGGAGGTCGAGGGTCCGATCAGCCTTTTCGCTTCAGGAAAGGGTCGCTCTTGACGATTTCCAGCACCATGCGCGACAGACGGTACTGGCCGTCGGACACGTTCTTGACGATCTTCTCGACCGCGCACACGTCGGGCTCTTCGAGGCCGCGACCGAGCGCGTAGGTGAGCATCTTCTCGCCGAGGCAGCGGACGAACTCGGCCTTGCGGGTCTTGA
Protein-coding regions in this window:
- a CDS encoding DUF1552 domain-containing protein, which translates into the protein MNRSRISRRALLRGAGAAVALPWMESMVAAGAPGGSATTGPRRMGFFYVPNGVHMKDWRPEAEGRDFQMPWILEPLAPLKQDLLVLTGLAQDNARAHGDGPGDHARSLSCFLTGVHPVKTDGANIQVGVSVDQVAARKLGDATRLPSLELGIERGGQSGNCDSGYSCAYSSNISWRSPTTPTAKEINPRLVFDRLFGNRGGTGTEAERRKRSLYDRSILDFVLEDAQSLRGRIGQTDRRKLDEYLTAVREIEQRIARADEADGGKSGLDVGAARPAGVPKEYAEHVRLMFDLIVLAFQTDTTRICTFMFGNEGSTRPYPFLEVPEGHHDLSHHGKDPKKLAKIRKINRFHMEEFARMLVRLKESREGERSVLDNSMIVYGSGISDGDRHNHDDLPVLLVGKGGGSLDTGRHVVYSPQPLNNLYLSMLDRMDVPCERLGDSTGRLEKLS